tGTAAGTTAGGATAAATCAGttagaataaaaattttttatatatgaataaactttttttttaattattattttaaaaggaacATTGTGAATCTGATGAAACACTATGGCTACAGCCTAGAAAGGAATCAAAGCGTGAGCAACATGATAACAGAGCAGGTATGAGTGGTGCATAACAGTTTATTTCTGACACTTAAGACCATTCTTATTATACAAGAAGGCTTTTGCTTATGCATAATGTTTGATCGAAGGCTATGTTCATCTTTCTCTGTTGCTATGTAGGTACAAAAGCTCTGCACAAAGAGTAATATCACTGAGAAATTGCTGTCACTAGAGGACCTGAAACAGCAAGCACAGAGAAACAAGCCAAAAAAAGAGAGCTGGCCAGAACCCGAGGTCATGTCTGCACTCGTGCAGGGAGGATTCAGAGGTGTGAAGACTCTTTAAGTAACTTTTTTCACAATtcctctctgacacacacattcacacaatgtGTGTCATACTGTGCAAAGGACTTAGGAACATGCAAATAATTGCTTTAAGGACCCATTAGCCTCAGGTagaatttgtgcagttttataaggaagtTGGCTACTAAGTTTTACTgggcatcctgcagaaccacccaGAGTTCTTCTCAGAGTTTCTTCAGAGTTTGGTAGTTGCACCTGCTTTTATTTGCATGCAAACCCAACAGCTTACTTTTTGTTATAACTATATAATGtgcaaaagaaatatttttctttagctttaatttttttggtgcAATACTGATGTTTGAAAATCAGAAATGCTTTTGTACTGACTCAGTAATAaaagaaagtaataaaataataaactataaaggggtcaggggtagctcagtggttaaggcattggactacagttcgggagattccaggttcaaaccccacaaccaccaagttgccactgttgggcccttgagcaaggccctaaaccctcaactgctcagatgtgtattCAGATaataatgtaagtcgctctggataagagcgtatgcctaaatgtaaactacattctttaaaaaaaatctataacaaTGTTTTTACTAAAAAACACTGGACAACTGTCAAATCTTCCCCATGCATGTACTGAACTAGACTAAGAGATACATagtaattatactgtatggatAGTAATTTGCTCaacctgttaaataaatattctaagattatatatttttatatagtggattttttattttcatgagctgtaatcACTGAAATTGCTacaaaaatgagtttaaattttttcattgaattacaaaaaataagttTTCAACAATATCCTATTTTCTGACATGCAAAAGAGAGCAACATCAATTATATCATTACAATGGAATCTGGAAGCAGCAAGTGATCATTTTGTTGCTGAATTTGATGAGCTAGAAGCAGGAAAAACGGGCAAGCGTTAGGATTTGACAAGGGCCCAATTAtgatggctagatgactgggttataggaattttgggttttcatgagctgtatgccaaaatcatcaatattaaaacaattaaaaggcttgaactactttagaaggacctgtatgtatttaattatGGTAGCAATTAAGCCCATCCATGCATAGTTTAGTCCAAAGCAAgaccatttttttaaacagaaagtgttattttatttatgtattaagaAACACAAGTAAACCATTCACACAActcataaaatatttacaaacactgtgtatattactgttttttttcttcttctacacCTGGTTTTAGATTTCAGTTACTATTTATACTGCAAGTTCCAGAGGAAGCACAAGGCAACAGTGGTCATACTGCTCATACTGAAGAGTTTTGGAGATTTTACATAAAGCAAtaattatttacagtttatCATGTCATACATTTTGTTGGATTAGCCCTGTAGGCTATCGTTTCCTCAGCTGGGCTTCTTGTCCCCTGGTTTGCTGCTACGCTGAAGAACTTGCTTCGTCAGACTCTCCACCTCTGTGACTTGAGCCAGGAGCTGAGTCATACCATTATTCTGATTAAGAGATAAAATATCTGTTTACATAAAATTCTGGTAACAGTATGTTCAGCTGAAGACATTTTTATGAGTGTCTACTGCAGAGTGAGACGTTTGACCATATGTTAGGAGTTTCCTGGAGGACCACACCCCTACAGAGAGTTGTGTTGTTCCTAATACACTTTTGTCTATGAAGCTAATAAGCTGATCAGGTGTGCCAAATGAAGTTAAACACTAAAACACTGTTCTAGGTATGAAGTCTGTCAACCCTGGTGCAGTTACACTTTTTCCCCCTCAAGGAAAATAATGCTTTTTAAAGCTTCTACAGAGAACCCTGCAACAAGGTGTTTCTCTATAAGAGATCCAGACACAACATCTAAAATAACACAGAGTCAAACATCAGCCCAGTTTAATTTCagcaaatgcaaaataaatggttacatcataaaatccaaatgttataaaaagaaaaaacttaatCATAAAAACCCATGCTCAAAatcaatgtttaataaatacagtagttaAATTTCATCATAACATTCTGCTCTACAAAGGCAATAAAACAACCTGTGTTATTTAATATATGAATTATATTTCTGCAAGATATGAACTATGCCTTCTCTCTATCCACTTGGACATTTGATATAAGTCTGACCAGCAGTATTTACATGCAAAACATAAACAGGCTTAATTTGTTCCAATAAATAGGTCATAAAAGATTACATTTTGCTAGTGCACTCATGGTACTTACCAGATTACGCATAGACTCAGCAGCTGTTGGAATTGAATGAAccatgtttattttcatttccaaAGTCTCTATGAATTCAACCACCATTGTCATGAGTGTGACCACATATCTaggataaaatagaaaaaaaaatgcagccagTGATTGTAGGACTGGGGTACTAATCACTATATATTGTAATTAGCATTATACAACATTGTACAGTTAGTTCCGActaagtaatctgattggacgagaggcattccacGAGTGGTTATAATCGATGGTAAAAGCACCGGAACATTTAGTTAtatatgtatcactccacaTCTCAGGTGTTTTAGTGACCGTTAATTACACCGTCAGTCACAGCATGAGtcagagtaggtctgtacgatCCGCAGTAGTGTGCTATGTGATTGTACACACTATATAGCACACTAAATTTCCATTTAACaccatttgggatttaaccccatAGCCTggaatttaattgaatgaatATTCCAAAGCAGAATAAGtgaaattataaaaagaaactaAGGAGATTTACAGGAATGTCCACGatctccatggtttattctccttacCTCATGGTTAGATGGTACAAGTAAGaattaaaaattacttttaacattattaacCGTCTGTCGCCAGACCCGCTAGTCATGGTTAGATAGTTCTGTCAGTTgcggaaggatatgtgttggcggagcgaaataactggttaaataatcAAACCACAGTCTGTTGATAACAAATGGCATTTGCTGAACTGTTGGTaaaaagcaatattacactCAAGGTCGTGTTGCATTGCTGGAAATTGCACGACAGTGCTCAGACTGCCACCTTGTGCCTACGACCTCATCACAGCCGAGGTGATGTTTATAAGCATTGCTTATGAACCCAGGGCACTGAGTGAAGCTCTCTTACCGATGAAGATCTGCCTGTATTGGCAGGTTCTGCTGGCAAAGAGGTTTCATAAGTCTTTGGCGCAAACTTGTCTGTTCTCTTAGCACTTCCTGAAGATGAGATGTAAACTGCTGCAAACAGGCAAATCTCTgacctgtttttaaaaaatatatattaattaattaacacccTCATAAAGAATGAGTGAATGCAAAATGCATTGCACAGTACTTACTTACTTAGATAATAACTGTGAGTAACATCTGCACTGTTTTTCTCAAGTCTTAGAAGCTCCAAGTCCAAACTGACCTGAAATTCATACATGCACCTCTGATAGACTGTTTATGCTATGAGTAGTTTCTGGGGTATGAACACATTTACTAAAAAAATCTACTAAAGTAAGACACAATATGTCACGTTTTCCAACCTGGTCGATCTCTTGCTTGATTTTATTCAGTTGCTCAGTTTCAGTCAGATGAGAGGAAAATATCTCTGGCCCTTGTGCTACATCATCGAGCTCTTTCTGTGAAAGAAAATagaatgtttatataaaaaaatctctctctttttcttttttaatagatCACATTagaatgtacatactgtatacagatcCGGCCATGACATTATTACCTCCTGCTTGATATTCAGTAGctcccccttttgccaccaaaatagtgaggacttttgtgttctgacatctttctatcacaatcagcattaacctttttctCAATTTGCTACAGTAACTCTTccattggatcagactacatggGCCAACTTTttctccccatgtgcatcagtgagccttggccacccatgaccctgtcgccagttcaccgcttctccttccttggatcactttgtTATGTCCTGCCACTGCAACCTGGGAACATCCCAGGAGAGCTGCAAATTTAGAGTTGCTCtaacccagttgtctagccattacaatttgtCCCGAGTCAAAGTCGCTCAAATCCTTGATGTTTCCATAACATCAACTACAGGGAAAAAATTGCTACCTAAATATATCCTATATAAGTGGGCGCACTAGCTCATATATTCCAGCTGGCATTAGCACGAGATATTTTATCTGTAGCTACTGTGCGGAGGGCCAAAGTGTGACTACTTAATATTAAGCAATGGtcataatgtcatggctgatcagtCCCATCTGCTCACCTGAGATATTATGCCCGAGGCTACACATCTCGCCAGGACCTTCGCTGCTGGAGTCACTGAGTGAGGATTTAGCTCCCAAAGATCCataaggaaaaaatattatCTGGATTTGAGTGTGAAGGGCTGGAAAAGGAAAGCGTGATGGCCCGATTACTGCCTGGAGCAAATCAAGTTACCAAAACATACTGCAAGTTCAACATTAGTTAGCATGCTAACATTAAAcaccacaaagaaaaacaaacaaacaaacattgggTTGACTTTGTTCGCAACACAGTAAGCATTAGATTAAAACTTActtcctttcttcttcttaaaCGTTTTAGTGCACTTACTTGTTTATAGTTTAGAacctttaaacaaacaaacatagaaAGTTAGCTAAGTCACGACGCGTCTGTTAGGGTAGAATTTTGAACAAACCCGCCTGTTTAGGTCTGTTCAGAATGTCCAATCTGCGcagaacacattttattttacgcTGGATAGGTATTTAATTCTAGTATTTCTCCAAACgtcataatttattaaatctaTTAAAGTAATTTTAATGCACTATCCttagattattaattaattttgagaTAATAATGTGTCGAATGAGCTGTGATGCGAATCTGCGCAGGACATTGTTGTAACATTTTCCTGGCGATCTAGATCCCGTAATCTATGTTGTAAACAGACCTTAGAGTTTTTACCCTGCGTAATTATTAGGTTCAGCAGCAAATTTCAAATGTTCTAAAGTTATTTCATCTTAATTtcaatactatagaaataacAAACCATTTAGAATCAGTCAAAcccattaaaattattttttaatgccgtGCATATTTGATGCTGTGCGGTAAGTAAACAGGTCACACAACGACAACACAGGAAAAGGTTCAGAAAAATCGCAGATGACATAACGCTGATTTGATGTACATATGTAggctgcagtgtgtgtattCGTTAGTAAGAGaggcgcgcgtgtgtgtgaagtaATTAGCTGAAGGATGTCGGCGGTAGCACGGTTTGCTGCAGCAGGAGTTCCGGTGTCGCTGCTGTCGCGGTTCCGCGGTGCGCTGGTCGCTGCAGTGCTCGGGGACTGTGTGGGCGGTGAGTTTGAAGGAGCTGAAGATGTTCCACTGGACCGGGTTCTCCAGCACCTCAGTGCACTGGAGGATGAATCAAAGGGTGACGGTGAGGATCGTTCAGCCACACGTACATGTATAATGTCAGGTTAAAAACTGTCGTAGCTTATACACACTGTCTGCATGCTGGGCCATGTCAGATGTTTCAGAGTTTATTACGCACTCATATGGcagttacaaaaataaatgatcaCGAGTAACCATACAGACCCAAATCAAACCAAAACAGCTAAACGACCACGTTTGTCTACATCCACGATCTgtcatggaaaaataaaatgtagttgcaagcaacgatgattgggcccaagcacctgtgacTTAAAGACAttgggcacatgcatttaaaaaggaCATACCAATTCTGTTGTGACATCACTGTAAACAGGAAGGGTTGCCTCAGGAAGTGCATCTGACataaaaaacctgtgccaagttgctgtggcaacccctcagCATCATGCTATGTTGTCACTCAATGTGGTGTCACTTAGGAAGTTATTAGCCCCTTTTCGGCATACGTTTAAGTCATTGTCACGGCTGAACCGTTGGGTATGAAAAATCCCcttaaaattttgcatcctAAGTGTCTTGAGATCACATTGGCCTGGTTTGGTGGTGATAGTATAAATTCCCTAAAAGGTGTAATtccattgtttttcttcttcatgcACTTTTCAGATTTCTAGAGAACTCTTCTCTCAATTCTATTGCTCAGTTCACCAACTCACTTACActaccaatcaaaagtttgcCCATTCcttggtctttcctgatttttatctttttgttcATTATGCTGAAAGAATCCAAGAACAACTGAGTGtggttgttacttaattacctaattccatacgtGTTATTTCCTAGCCTTGAGATCTCCAGTATTATTCTAGAACGTagaaaatcactaaacaaaaaaagaacatagaTTTAGAAGGTGTCCCCAATATTTGATCGGTACTTTACATTTGTTCATTACTGGTCTGATACTAAATCCccaatttttaataatagacTTGACTCAAATACATTAATATGTTAACACAATGCATGCATTAATGTTGTTTGCGTGACcatcagtgttgggggacgttactgtttaaagtaactaattacattacaaaattactgtctttaaaaaagaatcagttacattacagtgttactttctgataaaagtaactagttagaatacttttccattgcagaataTGAAAACTCCTTTATGATTcctcatgttgttttagtcaagacctttataacgAAAGCGAAAgtaagccagacagcagtcattcccaatccgtaagtgtgtgtgtgtgtgtgtgtgtgtgtgtgtgtgtgtgaaagtcgccCTACAAGCCCGGCcaccgataacccgcccccctctgttattcctgctgttatacccctatctcacctatgcagtttgcctatgcgaggaccgacgcgcAGAAAAATGGAAACCTAATTACAGCgtcaaaactcgcggtgaatcatgatgaaccgtacttacggccaccgtgcgaaaccgcataggtgagatagggttattagtagttaacagattataggccaaactttgctgagtgatgatggtaaaataattataaagttcttgactaaaacaacacgCATAAGGAATTACaatggagttt
This genomic stretch from Clarias gariepinus isolate MV-2021 ecotype Netherlands chromosome 13, CGAR_prim_01v2, whole genome shotgun sequence harbors:
- the haus2 gene encoding HAUS augmin-like complex subunit 2, with the protein product MDLWELNPHSVTPAAKVLARCVASGIISQKELDDVAQGPEIFSSHLTETEQLNKIKQEIDQVSLDLELLRLEKNSADVTHSYYLSQRFACLQQFTSHLQEVLREQTSLRQRLMKPLCQQNLPIQADLHRYVVTLMTMVVEFIETLEMKINMVHSIPTAAESMRNLNNGMTQLLAQVTEVESLTKQVLQRSSKPGDKKPS